Part of the Procambarus clarkii isolate CNS0578487 chromosome 20, FALCON_Pclarkii_2.0, whole genome shotgun sequence genome, taatacaatgaAAATACTAATAACAAtgaaataataatagtaataattataaagtaatagtagtaataattattaaataatacaaCTTCCCAACAAATACAatacttcccaaccatgttaaagactgtacctctctcaaccagtttaagataaaaacgaagcactacctaataaattccctgtaacctaccttacccctctattgtcaacccatgtctgtttttttttaaacaacgctgtttgtcgacctaattgtatttgtgctgctttttcagccatgttcccccctttttatctctatttttatttgttctcaacacattttattctttatactcaattagtattaagctttagtcattaatgtttttcatgcctgaaacgctttgcgtaatagtggctttaggcattgtatgtactagctcaatCTATAAATCCataaatctttgtaaaatctcttgtatgtatgtaccttacctaaataaacatttatttatttgtttatttattttatttatttattaaatagctAATTAATAACTTATTAACTAAATAAAATATAAGAAATGAAGTGTATAAATAATATAAGATAAAATATAAgaagtgtgcgtgcgcgcgcacacacacacacacacacacacacacacacacacacacacacacacacacacacacacacacacacacacacacacacacacacacacacacacacacacacacacacacacgtcgctCCTTGCCCCAAATTTGCTCTCTCCCATCACATATCATCCAAACACTGAACAACTCATAACAACTGTGaacgtacaaaaatgaaatattaaaataaagtttTGTACCATTAAATTTGTAGAGACAGAAAGCAACAACAAAACCTAGATTTTTTCAGGCCTGGGATAGCGCATGTTCCAAATTGGGCCTAATTGCTTATTTATACCTACGACATGTTGGGTAAAGTTGAATAGCTACTGTTCCCGTTTTTGGCATGCCCTTTGTGGGGCATGTTCATTTTTGTGCGTCCCACCAGTAGTTGTAAGTACAGTACTATACTTTTTGGAAGGAGCTGTTCAGTCGACTGGTGAACAAGTTTCCGGACAtttagggttgttgttgttgatgtttcagatttagctactcagaacggggtgtccatgtagcacgggctatggtgagcacgcAAAACATTTGGGGTTGTCATATTTATATTACACCGTGGAGAGGTGAGGCGGCGCCCCTGCTGCCTCTCCTGCGCTCTTCCCGCACGcagtatggtattataatgtgtcCTTGGCTCGTATAGTGCTCCTGGCTCGTATAGTGcccctggctcgtatagtgcCCCCTGCCTCGTATAGTGCCCCCTGCCTCGTATAGTGCCCCTGGCTTGTATAGTGTCCCAGGCTCGTATAGTGCTCCTGGCTCGTATAGTGCTCCTGGCTCGTATAGTGTCCCTGGCTCGTATAGTGCcccctggctcgtatagtgcTCTGGCTCGTATAGTGCCCCCTGGCTCGTATAGTGTCCCAAGCTCGTATAGTGcccctggctcgtatagtgcCCCTGGCTCGTATAGTGTCCCTGGCTCGTAAAGTGTCCCTGGCTCGTATAGTGTCCCTGGCTCGTATAGTGTCCCTGGCTCGTATAGTGCCCCTGGTTCGTATAGTGTCCCTGGCTCGTATAGTGTCCCTGGCTCGTAGAGTGTCCCTGGCTCGTATAGTGTCCCTGGCTCGTATAATGTCCCTGGCTCGTATAGTGTCCCTGGCTCGTATAGTGTCCCTGGCTTGTATAGTGTCCCTGGGTCGTTTAATGTCCCTGGCTCGTATAGTGTCCCTGGTTCGTATAGTGCCCCTGGCTCGTATAGTGTCCCTGGCTCGTATTGTGCCCCCTGGCTCATATAGTGTCCCTGGCTCGTATAGTGCCCCTGGCTCGTATAGTGTCCCTGGCTCGTATTGTGCCCCCTGGCTCGTATTGTGCCCCCTGGCTCGTATTGTGCCCCTGGCTCGTATTGTGCTCCTGGCTCGTATATTGTCCCTGGCTCGTAAAGTGTCCCTGGCTCGTATTGTGTCCCCTGGCTCGTATAGTGTCCCTGGCTCGTATAGTGCCCTGGCTCGTATAGTGTCCCTGGCTGGTATAGTGCCCCCTGGCTCGTATAGTGTCCCTGGCTCGTATAGTGCCCCTGCCTCGTATAGTGCCCCCTGGCTCGTATTGTGCCCCTGGCTCGTATAGTGTCCCTGGCTCGTATAGTGTCCCTGGCTCGTATAGTGCCCCTGGCCCGTATAATGTCCCTGGCTCGTATAGTGCCTCTGGCTCGTATAGTGTCCCTGGCTCGTATTGTGcccctggctcgtatagtgcccctggctcgtatagtgcccctggctcgtatagtgcCCCTGGCTCGTATTGTGCCCCTGCCTCATATTGTGCCCCTGGCTCGTATAGTGTCCCTGGCTCGTATTGTGCCCCTGGCTCGTACTGTGcccctggctcgtatagtgcCCCTGGCTCGTATAGTTCCCCTGGCTCGTATTGTGCCCCTGGCTCGTATAGTGTCCCTGGCTCGTATTGTGCCCCTGGCTCGTATTGTGCCCCTGGCTGGTGTAGTGTCCCTGGCTCATATTGTGCCCCTGGCTCGTATTGTGcccctggctcgtatagtgcCCCTGGCTCGTATAGTTCCCCTTGCTCATATTGTGCCCCTGGCTAGTATAGTGTCCCTGGCTCGTATTGTGCCCCTGGCTCGTATTGTGCCCCTGGTTCGTATAGTGCCCCTGGCTCGTATAGTTCCCCTGGCTCGTATTGTGCCCCTGGCTCGTATAGTGTCCCTGGCTCGTATTGTGCCCCCTGGCTCGTATTGTGcccctggctcgtatagtgcCCCTGGCTCGTATAGTTCCCCTGGGCTCGTATTGTGCCCCTGGCTCGTATAGTGTCCCTGGCTCATATTGTGCCCCTGGCTCGTATTGTGCCCCTGGCTCGTATTGTGcccctggctcgtatagtgcCCCTGGCTCGTATAGTTCCCCTGGCTCGTATTGTGCCCCTGACTCGTATAGTGTCCCTGGCTCATATTGTGcccctggctcgtatagtgcccctggctcgtatagtgcCCCTGGCTTGTATTGTGTCCCCTGGCTCGTATAGTGTCCCTGGCTCGTATAGTGCCCCCTGGCTCGTATAGTAACCCTGGCTCGTATAGTGCCCCCTGGTTCGTATATTGTCCCTGGCTCGTATAGTGCCCCTGACTCGTATTGTGCCCCCTGGCTCGTTTTGTGCCCCTGGCTCGTATTGTGCCCCTGGCTCGTTTTGTGCCCCTGGCTCGTTTTGTGCCCCCTGGCTCGTATTGTGCCCCTGGCTCGTATTGTGCCCCTGGCTCGTTTTGTGCCCCTGGCTCGTATTGTGCCCCTGGCTCGTTTTGTGCCCTTGGCTCGTATTGTGcccctggctcgtatagtgcCCCTGGCTCGTATTGTGCCCTCTGGCTCGTATAGTGCCCCCTGGCTCGTATTGTGCTCCTGGCTCGTATAGTGCCCCTGGCTCGTATTGTGTCCCCTTGCTAGTATAGTGTCCCTGGCTCGTATAGTGcccctggctcgtatagtgcCCCTGGCTCGTATAGTGTCCCTGGCTCGTATAGTGCCTCTGGCTCGTATTGTGCCCCCTGGCTCGTTTTGTGCCCCTGGCTCGTATTGTGTCCCTGACTCGTATAGTGTCCCTGGCTCGTATTGTGTcccctggctcgtatagtgcCCCTGGCTCGTATAGTGTCCCTGACTCGTGTAGTGcccctggctcgtatagtgcccctggctcgtatagtgcccctggctcgtattgtgtcccctggctcgtatagtgcCACTGACTCGTATAGTGCCCCTGGCTAGTATAGTGcccctggctcgtatagtgcccctggctcgtattgtgtcccctggctcgtatagtgcccctggctcgtatagtgcCCCTGGCTCGTATAGTTCCCCTGGCTCGTATTGTGCCCCCTGGCTCGTATTGTGCTCCTGGCTCGTATAGTGCCCCTGGCTTGTATAGTGcccctggctcgtatagtgcCCCCTGGCTCGTATTGTGCCCCCTGGCTCGTATTGTGTCCCCTGGCTCGTATAGTGTCCCTGGCTCGTATAGTGCCCCTGGCTCGTATAGTGTCAGTGGCTCGTATAGTGCCCCCTGGCTCGTTTTGTGCCCCTGGCTCGTATTGTTCCCCTGGCTCGTTTTGTGCCCTTGGCTCGTATTGTGcccctggctcgtatagtgcCCCTGGCTCGTATTTTGCCCCCTGGCTCGTATAATGcccctggctcgtatagtgcCCCTGGCTCGTATTGTGCCCCCTGGCTTGTATTGTGcccctggctcgtatagtgcCCCTGGCTCGTATTGCGCCCCTTGGCTCGTATTGTGCTCCCTGGCTCGCATAGTACCCCTGGCCTGTATAGTGCcccctggctcgtatagtgcccctggctcgtattgtgccccctggctcgtatagtgtccctggctcgtatagtgcccctggctcgtatagtgcCCCATGGCTCGTATAGTGTCCCTGGCTCGTATAGGGcccctggctcgtatagtgcccctggctcgtatagtgcccctggctcgtatactgcccctggctcgtatagtgcCCCTGGCTCGTATTGTGCCCCTGGCTCATATTGTGCTCCTGGCTCGTATAGTGTCCCTGGCTCATATTGTGCCCCTGGCTCGTATTGTGcccctggctcgtatagtgcCCCTGGCTCGTATAGTTCCCCTGGCTCCTATTGTGCCCTTGGCTCGTATAGTGTCCCTGGCTCATATTGTGCCCCTGGCTCGTATTTTGcccctggctcgtatagtgcCCCTGGCTCGTATAGTTCCCCTGGCTCGTATTGTGCCCCCTGGCTCGTATTGTGCTCCTGGCTCGTATAGTGcccctggctcgtatagtgcCCCTGGCTCGTATTGTGCCCCCTGGCTCGTATTGTGCTCCAGGCTCGTATAGTGcccctggctcgtatagtgcCCCTGGCTCGTATTGTGTCCCCTGGCTCGTATTGTGCCCCCTGGCTCGTATTGTGCTCTTGGCTCGTATTGTGcccctggctcgtatagtgcCCCCTGGCTCGTATTGTGCCCCTGGCTCGTATTGTGCCCCTGGCTCGTCTTGTGCCCCTGGCTCGTATTGTGCCCCTGGCTCGTATTGTGCCCCTGGCTCGTCTTGTGCCCCTGGCTCGTATTGTGcccctggctcgtatagtgcCCCCTGGCTCGTATTGTGCTCCTGGCTCGTATTGTGCCCCTGGCTCGTATTGTGCCCCTGGCTCGTCTTGTGCCCCTGGCTCGTCTTGTGCCCCTGGCTCGTATTGTGcccctggctcgtatagtgcCCCCTGGCTCGTATTGTGCTCCTGGCTCGTATAGTGcccctggctcgtatagtgcCCCCTGGCTCGTATAGTTCCCCCTGGCTCGTATTGTGCcccctggctcgtatagtgcCCCCTGGCTCGTATTGTGCTCCTGGCTCGTATAGTGCcccctggctcgtatagtgcccctggctcgtatagtgcCCCCTGGCTCGTATAGTTCCCCCTGGCTAGTATAGTGCCCCCTGGCTCGTATTGTGCCCCCTGGCTCGTTTTGTGCCCCTGGCTCGTATTGTGCCCCTGGCTCGTATTGTGCACCTGGCTCGTCTTGTGCCCCTGGCTCGTATTGTGCCCCCTGGCTCGTATTGTGCCCCCTGGCTCGTATTGTGCTCATGGCTCGTATAGTGcccctggctcgtatagtgccccctggctcgtatagttccccctggctcgtatagtgccccctggctcgtatagtgccccctggctcgtatagtgcCCCCTGGCTCGTATTGTGCcccctggctcgtatagtgccccctggctcgtatagtgcCCCCTTGCTCGTATTGTGCCCCCTGGCTCGTATTGTGCTCCTGGCTCGTATAGTGcccctggctcgtatagtgcCCCCTGGCTTGTATAGTGCcccctggctcg contains:
- the LOC123755247 gene encoding ovarian abundant message protein-like, which translates into the protein MSLARIVPLARIVSLARIVPLARIVPLARIVPLARIVPLARIVPLPHIVPLARIVSLARIVPLARTVPLARIVPLARIVPLARIVPLARIVSLARIVPLARIVPLAGVVSLAHIVPLARIVPLARIVPLARIVPLAHIVPLASIVSLARIVPLARIVPLVRIVPLARIVPLARIVPLARIVSLARIVPPGSYCAPGSYSAPGSYSSPGLVLCPWLV